In Persicimonas caeni, a single window of DNA contains:
- a CDS encoding acetyl-CoA carboxylase biotin carboxyl carrier protein subunit, protein MIYLVEIEGQEDLKVELSETKRGVWTASVGDGEHGRSVDLEMRGRASDGAYLFAIGGQVRKFHLDKNCTKYLLDDGEKVSRFQVERAGEVVLDHDRMYDTEWEVHIETLESNITGIVLEVLVEPGQKVKEDEPVVIVEAMKMENTLTAPMDGVVKGVRVEPGQTVYAGDALVTFE, encoded by the coding sequence ATGATTTACTTAGTCGAAATCGAAGGTCAGGAAGACCTCAAGGTCGAGCTGTCCGAGACCAAACGCGGCGTATGGACCGCCTCGGTGGGCGACGGCGAGCACGGCCGCTCCGTCGACCTCGAGATGCGCGGCCGCGCAAGTGACGGCGCCTATCTGTTTGCCATCGGCGGTCAGGTAAGAAAGTTCCACCTCGATAAGAACTGCACCAAGTACTTGCTCGACGACGGCGAGAAGGTCTCGCGCTTCCAGGTCGAACGTGCCGGCGAAGTGGTCCTCGACCACGACCGCATGTACGACACCGAGTGGGAAGTGCATATCGAGACCCTCGAGAGCAACATCACGGGCATCGTGCTCGAGGTGCTCGTCGAGCCGGGCCAGAAGGTCAAAGAGGACGAACCCGTCGTCATCGTCGAGGCGATGAAGATGGAGAATACTCTGACCGCCCCGATGGATGGCGTCGTCAAAGGTGTGCGCGTCGAGCCGGGTCAGACCGTGTATGCGGGCGATGCGCTCGTGACGTTTGAGTAG